A genomic segment from Candidatus Viadribacter manganicus encodes:
- a CDS encoding efflux RND transporter permease subunit yields MAWNISAGAIRNPIPPILLILALLFAGWTAYGRLPINQLPNVDFGGFTVVVAQPGAAPAEMETQITQRIEAALTSVEGVKRVTSTISPGVSQTMVEMESDGDLSRAVDDARDAIQRIRSDLPADITEPVVQRIDAASQPIGYYAFEGEGMTAQDISWFIDNDLQRQLLAVPGVSAVTRLGGVDREIRVELDSARMLAYGVSADQVNNQLRAINVDLPGGQAQVGGQAQSIRTLGGAQSVQELENLRITASDGRTVRLADLGAVTDSASDLNSISRYNGQPVVGFMVQRSRGASEVQVFDRIYERIHDIEAANPQIRITEIASTVEFIRGMHESSIHALLEGALLACLVVFLILRDWRATLIAAAAIPLSIFPTFAGIEILGFTLNMVTLIALALVTGVLVDDAIVEIENIIRHMRMGKSAYAAALEAADEIGLAVVATTGSIIAVFLPVSFMEGGMGVFFKEFGLTVALAAFFSLVVARLITPMMAAFFLNNKGHEHEAKPGVFTEAYHDALSWSIRNPWKTVGVGIAVFVGSIMLASTVPAVVIPRFDNGMIQARVEIPPGTPVIEADRVLQRMSGRIRENPEVIGVFTSMNGADGSAPDANLFIQLTQRDERNRSAYAIQQEMRPILSEFPDYRAAFVQDQGGSSGSDITVQFVGQDPEAVNAAADRLAAAMSQLTSLADVRSTSALRRPEIQVRPRQEDMARLGVTSAALASAIRIATSGDAEQNLPKYDLADRQIPIRVTLRPDQRSDLDALRSLPVQSSLGAPVRIDAVADVQFSLGEATIERRDRERAVTVGANVRPGTQLSTAQQEVFALPEAQGGPGARLAAGGQTEDFAEMTASFGSAMLWGIILIYIVLVLLFRDFFQPITIMMALPLSLGGAFLGLIIANQPLSLFAFIGLLMLMGLVTKNSILLVDFAVERMHAGMNRNAALMEAGMQRARPIIMTTFAMSGGMIPAAAGWGVDGSLRQGMGAAVIGGLMLSTLLSLVFVPAMFVLIDKLEHWVQGFLPKPTSHSDQETARTPAE; encoded by the coding sequence ATGGCTTGGAACATCTCAGCCGGCGCGATCCGCAATCCGATCCCGCCGATCCTTCTCATTCTTGCGCTGTTGTTTGCCGGCTGGACGGCATACGGGCGCCTGCCCATCAACCAATTGCCGAACGTTGATTTCGGCGGATTCACCGTTGTCGTCGCCCAACCGGGCGCCGCGCCGGCGGAAATGGAAACCCAGATCACGCAGCGGATCGAAGCTGCGCTGACCTCTGTCGAAGGCGTCAAACGCGTCACCTCCACCATCTCGCCCGGCGTTTCGCAAACGATGGTCGAAATGGAGAGCGATGGCGATCTCAGCCGCGCGGTCGATGATGCGCGTGACGCTATCCAGCGCATCCGCTCGGACCTGCCTGCAGATATCACCGAACCGGTGGTGCAGCGCATCGACGCCGCGAGCCAACCGATCGGCTATTACGCCTTCGAAGGCGAAGGCATGACGGCCCAGGATATTTCCTGGTTCATCGACAACGATTTGCAGCGCCAATTGCTCGCCGTTCCGGGCGTAAGCGCCGTCACACGTCTCGGCGGCGTCGATCGCGAAATCCGCGTCGAGCTCGATTCGGCGCGCATGCTCGCTTACGGCGTCTCAGCCGACCAAGTGAACAACCAGCTGCGCGCCATCAACGTCGACCTTCCAGGCGGCCAGGCGCAAGTTGGCGGCCAAGCGCAATCAATCCGCACGCTCGGTGGCGCCCAATCGGTCCAAGAACTCGAGAACCTTCGGATCACCGCGAGCGATGGCCGCACCGTGCGCTTAGCCGATCTCGGCGCCGTCACGGACAGCGCCAGCGATCTCAACTCGATCTCGCGCTACAACGGCCAACCGGTCGTCGGCTTCATGGTGCAGCGTTCGCGCGGCGCTTCTGAGGTTCAAGTATTCGACCGCATTTACGAACGCATCCACGATATCGAAGCGGCCAATCCGCAAATTCGCATCACCGAGATCGCATCAACCGTCGAATTCATTCGCGGCATGCACGAAAGCTCGATCCACGCCCTTCTCGAAGGCGCGCTGCTTGCCTGCTTGGTCGTATTCTTGATCTTGCGCGACTGGCGCGCGACATTGATCGCCGCCGCCGCGATCCCGCTGTCGATCTTCCCGACCTTCGCGGGCATCGAAATTCTCGGCTTCACGCTGAACATGGTGACGCTGATCGCGCTGGCGCTCGTTACCGGCGTCCTTGTCGATGACGCGATCGTCGAGATCGAGAACATCATTAGGCACATGCGGATGGGAAAGAGCGCCTACGCGGCCGCTCTCGAAGCCGCGGACGAAATTGGTCTCGCTGTTGTCGCCACCACAGGCTCGATCATCGCCGTCTTCCTGCCCGTCAGCTTCATGGAAGGAGGCATGGGCGTCTTCTTCAAGGAGTTCGGACTAACCGTCGCGCTCGCTGCGTTCTTCTCGCTGGTCGTTGCGCGTCTGATAACGCCGATGATGGCGGCGTTCTTCCTGAACAACAAAGGCCACGAACACGAAGCAAAGCCTGGCGTGTTCACTGAGGCGTATCATGACGCGCTGAGCTGGTCGATCCGCAACCCCTGGAAGACAGTCGGCGTCGGCATCGCTGTCTTCGTCGGCTCAATTATGCTCGCGAGCACAGTGCCGGCAGTCGTCATTCCCCGCTTCGACAACGGCATGATCCAGGCGCGCGTTGAGATTCCGCCGGGCACGCCGGTGATCGAAGCCGATCGCGTGCTCCAGCGCATGAGCGGGCGCATTCGCGAAAATCCTGAAGTCATCGGCGTCTTCACCTCGATGAACGGCGCCGACGGCTCAGCGCCAGACGCAAACCTATTCATTCAGCTCACGCAACGCGATGAGCGCAATCGCTCTGCTTACGCAATCCAGCAGGAGATGCGGCCGATCCTTTCCGAATTCCCGGATTATCGCGCAGCCTTCGTGCAGGACCAGGGTGGCTCGTCGGGCTCGGACATCACAGTGCAGTTTGTCGGCCAAGATCCCGAGGCCGTGAACGCAGCCGCTGACCGCCTCGCCGCCGCAATGAGCCAACTTACGTCACTTGCGGACGTGCGTTCAACCTCCGCGCTACGGCGCCCTGAAATTCAGGTCCGCCCGCGCCAAGAAGACATGGCTCGCCTCGGCGTGACATCTGCTGCGCTGGCGTCCGCCATTCGCATCGCGACAAGCGGCGACGCCGAGCAAAACTTGCCCAAATACGATCTCGCCGATCGCCAAATTCCGATCCGCGTCACGCTGCGCCCCGATCAGCGCAGCGACCTTGACGCGCTGCGCTCGCTGCCAGTGCAGTCCTCCCTCGGCGCGCCAGTGCGCATCGATGCGGTCGCGGACGTGCAATTCTCGCTTGGCGAAGCGACGATCGAAAGGCGTGACCGCGAACGCGCCGTGACGGTCGGCGCCAACGTGCGCCCGGGCACGCAGCTCTCGACGGCGCAACAAGAAGTGTTTGCGCTGCCAGAAGCGCAAGGCGGCCCCGGCGCGCGTCTCGCCGCTGGAGGTCAAACCGAAGACTTCGCCGAAATGACGGCAAGCTTCGGCAGCGCCATGCTCTGGGGCATCATCCTCATCTACATCGTGCTGGTGCTGCTGTTCCGCGACTTCTTCCAACCGATCACCATCATGATGGCGCTGCCGCTCTCACTTGGCGGCGCATTTCTTGGCCTCATCATCGCCAACCAACCACTCTCGCTCTTCGCATTCATCGGTCTTTTGATGCTGATGGGACTGGTCACCAAGAACTCGATCCTGCTGGTCGATTTCGCCGTTGAGCGCATGCACGCAGGGATGAACCGCAACGCGGCGCTCATGGAAGCGGGCATGCAGCGTGCACGCCCGATCATCATGACCACGTTTGCGATGTCGGGCGGCATGATCCCTGCCGCGGCCGGTTGGGGCGTTGACGGCAGCTTGCGACAAGGCATGGGCGCGGCCGTTATCGGCGGCCTGATGCTCTCGACACTGCTCTCGCTCGTGTTCGTGCCGGCGATGTTCGTGCTGATCGATAAGCTTGAGCACTGGGTGCAAGGCTTCTTGCCAAAGCCAACTTCGCACAGCGACCAAGAAACCGCGCGGACGCCTGCTGAGTAA
- a CDS encoding DSD1 family PLP-dependent enzyme, producing MNDIDLHKHLIGQQGSRLALNTPVLVIDRDALGRNIETMAAFARANKLALRPHAKTHKSVEIAKLQIEAGAVGVCCAKLGEAEALAEGAIQDILITSPVVTPQAIARLAGLNAKIRTLRVVVDNPVNVDALAAAAQASDQTLNIVIDVDPGIRRTGVPSPEAAVALAKRISETPSLRLAGVQYYCGAQQHIESYADRRAAIEDRTNYLKTVLEALRGAGHPPNIVTGGGTGTHQIDAELGVLTELQTGSYVFMDKQYNDCDLDGQGRKAFETSLFVDAHVISANSTSMATIDAGFKALSTDGGLPVVMDGAPAGAMFVFMGDEHGALIAPDHPFHIGDHVSLAVPHCDPTVNLYDAYHVVRGGELINIWPVSARGRSR from the coding sequence GTGAATGACATCGATTTGCATAAGCATTTGATCGGACAGCAGGGTTCGCGCTTGGCTTTGAACACGCCGGTGCTGGTGATCGATCGCGATGCGCTCGGGCGCAACATTGAGACGATGGCGGCGTTCGCCCGCGCCAATAAGCTGGCGCTGCGTCCGCACGCGAAGACCCATAAGAGTGTCGAGATCGCAAAGCTGCAGATCGAGGCGGGCGCGGTTGGCGTGTGCTGCGCCAAGCTCGGCGAAGCGGAGGCTCTGGCGGAGGGCGCCATCCAGGACATTTTGATCACCTCGCCTGTGGTGACGCCGCAGGCGATCGCTCGTTTGGCGGGGTTGAACGCGAAGATCAGGACGTTGCGGGTTGTTGTGGACAATCCCGTTAACGTCGATGCGTTGGCTGCAGCTGCGCAGGCGTCAGATCAAACGCTCAACATTGTGATTGATGTGGATCCGGGTATTCGCCGAACCGGCGTGCCGAGCCCGGAGGCGGCGGTGGCGCTTGCGAAACGCATCAGCGAGACGCCATCGCTGCGCCTCGCGGGCGTTCAATATTATTGCGGCGCCCAGCAGCATATTGAATCTTACGCCGATCGCCGTGCAGCGATTGAGGATCGCACCAATTATTTGAAGACAGTTTTGGAGGCGCTCCGGGGCGCCGGTCATCCGCCGAACATCGTCACCGGCGGCGGTACGGGCACACACCAGATCGACGCTGAGCTAGGCGTGCTCACTGAGCTGCAAACCGGTTCGTACGTGTTTATGGACAAGCAGTACAATGACTGCGATCTCGACGGGCAGGGGCGCAAGGCGTTTGAGACATCACTGTTCGTCGATGCGCACGTGATCTCGGCCAACTCAACTTCGATGGCAACCATTGACGCCGGCTTCAAGGCGCTCTCAACGGATGGCGGTTTGCCGGTGGTGATGGACGGCGCGCCGGCGGGCGCAATGTTCGTTTTCATGGGCGACGAGCATGGCGCGCTGATTGCGCCTGATCATCCCTTTCATATTGGCGATCACGTCAGTCTCGCCGTGCCGCACTGCGATCCAACCGTGAACTTGTATGATGCCTACCACGTCGTGCGCGGTGGCGAGCTGATCAACATTTGGCCGGTGAGCGCGCGCGGACGTTCCCGCTAG